Within the Nyctibius grandis isolate bNycGra1 chromosome 4, bNycGra1.pri, whole genome shotgun sequence genome, the region cccctgcatccctgctggGGCAGGTCCCCcaggccggggcggggggactCGAGTGGGGGACAGGGAGCCCCCTTGCAACGGAGCTGAGTGGTTAGGGACCCCTGAGCCCACCCAGCAGACGGGGCAGCTCGTGGGTAGGGTGACCCCACCACCGCACCCCCCTCACCCTGCGATCTGCCAgcggggaccccccagcccggcTTGCACCACCCACCAGAACCGTTAGGGacccctccaccccaccccaccagcaaacCCCGGCCACgggaggggggacagggacccgCCGCCTCGGGGCTGTCGCTGCTGCCAgtcgcggggcggggggcgaggAAGGGCACGGGAAGGTGGAATATCCCCCCCCGGGAAGGCACCGGAACGCACAGCACGGCCCCGCCCTTCCCCGCGAGAACCGGGGCTCTGCTCCCCGCCACGCGtgacacccccccctccccagcataACGACGGGGACCTGGAGCACGCCCCCCTCCCGCACTCACGGCTTCCCGGGCAGCGCCCGCCatccccgcgccgccgccgccgccccgctcgcGCCCGGCGCGCTGACGTCCGGCCTCGtcacggggtggggggggcggccccgcggcgccgcgcggggggaggcgggggccATGCGGGaccgggccggcggcggggggggcggtaCGTGCCGAGCCGCACGCGGCGTCTGACCCTTCCCCCAGTTGGGCGCGCGTGGGtgcgcgggcggcgggcgcgggagTGGGCGCGCGTGCTCACGTGGGCGTGCCCGTGCGTCCTCACGTGGGCGTGCGCGTGTGCGCTCACGTGCCTGCCTGTGTCCGCGCGTGTGCGTGCGCCTCGGCTCCCCCTCACGCGGGTgctcgtgtgtgtgtgtgtgtgtgtgtgtgcgtttTCACGTGGGCGGTCGCGTGCGTGTTTCTGCGCGTGGCTGCGCGTCCCCCGTCCCTGCCGCGTGTAACCGCGGGCTCACGCGGGTTTGGATGCCCGTGCCACGCGCGCGTGTGCCCGCAACGCGGTGCTCACACGTGTCACGTGGGTGTTCACGCgtggcgcggcggcggcgcgtgCCGGGCAGCGCCTCTGCAGGAGCGGGCGCCTGCGTGCCTATAGATCGGGTGGTGCGGGcgggcacacgcgtgtgcacggCGGTGCGTGGGTGCGTGTGCGGGAGCCGGGCCGCGTCCAGCGGCGCTCCCCGGGTGCCTGTGAGGGGGCGTGCACGCGTGTGCGTGCGCAGGGGTACCAACACGCATGCCGTGGAGGTGTGAGTGCATGGGGTGTGTGTGCCTGTGGGTGCGTGTCCCCACGCCGCCCGTGCCCCCCCGGCCCCTAACCCAGGCGCTCCCCCTCCGCCCGGTCTCGGGGTACCCCGGGGAGGCCGCCCCGGTGGGAGTGGGGGGATCCCCCCTGCCTGgtccccgcccccgccgcccggccgcagcccccccgcgccccccccgctCGTCGCGCATCACCTGAAACCGCCGCGGTGTCGGGTTCGCGCTGGCGGCGCCGGACCCCGCCGGGGGGGCACGGCCAGCCCGGGGTGGAGGCGGTgccccccggggaggggggacacggggggacaccGGCTCGCACCACCGGAGTGAGCGGGGGGCGGACACGACGCACCCCCTCCCCtcgccgtgcctcagtttcccctgtgTGTGGGTGTCCCCCGGATGCCCCGCGCTAAGGGAGGGGCTCGGGTGGGGCCACCACATCCCTCGCCCCACGCAGCCCCGCGGGGGGACGCGCCCCCCCACGAGCCCCCCCCGCCGTGCccgtggggggggacacacacaggGCTCCCCCCACCCAGCTGCAAGGCCAGCCCTGGCCGCTCTTGATTGACATCTCCCGCGCCCGATGGCCGCGCCGGTTCCGCAGGGGCAGCCAATCGCCGCGGGCGAGGGGGCAGGAGGCGGTGCTGCCCCCCCCGGCCTCTCCGTCCCCCCCGCGCTGCCGGGTGTCTCTTTCGCAGGTGGCACCATGGGGACAGGTGAGGAgggcacggggcgggggggagggacGGCGGTACGGGGGGTCCCCAGCGCCCCTTCGGGGAGGGGGCACCGCCGGCTGATgctggggggcggggggcatcGGGGGGGCGTCGTGGGGGGCTGGCAGGCGGCGGGGACACCGGTGTGTCCCCCTGGCCGGGGCCATTACTTATTTATTGAGGTCAGGCTGGGGCGAGCGGCAGGGGGCGTGATGGCGTTTCACCCACACCTGGAAAATCCCCGCGGGAGCTGCCCCCGGTGGGCAGCGGGCCCGTCCCCTGCCCCACGGCCGCTCCCGGCGGTGTAAATCCGGAGGGgctctccccctctcctgctgcaaagCCTCCCcagggcggggccgggggggtcaGGTCCTGCTCTCGGGTGTAAAGCCGAGGTCCCCACATCCCCTCTCCGGAACCTTTCCGGATTTACGCCGCCCGGCAAAGCCCCTTTGCACCCCGGCATCCttgccccagggcagggcagcctgtgcccaccGCCCCCATCGCGGTACCCAGGAGCCCTGCAGCAATTTGGCCCCCGGGGCACTATAGGAcgggaggggacagggctggagagGGGGGTCACGAagctccctgtccccccaggcTGTGCCGCCGTGCCGGGGACCCATCCTGCCAGCGCTGAGCACCCACGCCAGCCGGCCCCAGCACCGCGCTGCTAAGAGGGAGCGGTGCCCGAGCTCGGGCATGTGCTGCTGGACTATGCCATGTCCCCCCCCGGCcggcgggcagccccggccccgtgAGGACGTGGCCAGCCCCGAGCCGGACGCCGGGACGCCGAGGTGCCCAGCGCCGCCATGGCCCAGGGCTGGGACGCGGCGCTATCGGGGATGACGGCGGGCAGCCGGTCGCAGAGCTCCAGCAGCGAGGCCAGCCTGGCCCCCCACTGCCTCCTCAGCAAGCAGAGCCGCCTGCTCAACGGGGCCGCCCGGGGCAGCCGCGCCGCCTCCCCCATGGGCCGCGTCATCCTCATCAACAACCCCATCGAAGGTGCGTGGGGTGTCCCAGCCCTCTGCCCACCCGCGTAGCCAGAGGTGGGAGAGTTGTCTTGGGGCTGGGGACATCCCCAGCAAGAGAGACACCCCCGCCCCGTTGCTCGCACCCAGCCCAGGTGACATGTCCCgttccctgtccccacagccagCAGCAATGAGAGCGACACCATCAACGCCATCACGGTGGAGAAGAGTGTGGACGGCAAGCTGGGCTTCAGCATTCGCGGCGGCTCCGAGCACGGGCTGGGCATCTTCGTCAGCAAAGTGGAGGAGGGCAGCGCTGCCGGTAAGTGGCAAGGGGTGAGGGACACCAGTGGGGACAGGCATGTGCCGGCAAGACCCTCTCGGGGAGCTCCCGGTGACACGGTGCTGCAGCAACAATGCCACCCTTCATGGTGGCAAGCCACCattctctccctgctgcctctgGCCATGGGGTTTTCAGGCTTCCCACAGAGAAAGGCAGGGGACAGGAGTGGGCAGCCCTGTGCCGATGGCTCTGAGCTCCATCCCCAAGCCACAGCGAGGTGAAAGCCCCCCATGCCTGCCACAGCCTCAGTGCCATTGCCAGGCATCCCCGCCTCTGTTCCCATGGGGTTCAGATCAGGCTGGGGGCACGTTTAGGGAAGGGACACCAAACAAGGGCATCATGGCAGGTCAGGTGCCCAACTGAGCCGTGTGCCCCTCGCAGAGCAGGCTGGGTTGTGTGTTGGTGACAAGATCACGGAGGTGAACAGCGTGAGCCTGGAGAACATCACCATGAGCAGCGCCGTCAAGGTCCTCACCGGCAACAACCGCCTCCGCATGGTGGTCCGGCGGATGGGCCGCGTGCCGGGCATCAAGTTCTCCAAGGAGAAGACGGCATGGTGAGGAGGGCGTCTCCCATGCCAGCACCCCAAAGCCCAACCCCATGGAGGGCATGTTGGAGAGGCTCAgtgggggatgctgggggacagggaggatcccagagctggaggacccccagggtgggggggcacTGGATGTCTCTGACAAAGGTGGGGAGAGCCCAGGGTGGGGCACAGGATGGGATAGGAAGGTCTGGAGCAGGCAGGGTGGGTGCAAGCTCCATCCTCAACATCCCCCATGCCCATCACTCTCCTCTGCTGGATGACTCCAATGGTCCCATCCTGCTGGAGGACGGGAGCCGGACCCCCGAGCCTCCCCCAACCCTGTGCCCGTGCTCCAGGGTGGATGTGGTGAACAGGCGCCTGGTGGTGGAGAAAAGCGGCTCGACGCCATCGGAGAGCGGTTCAGAGGACGGGCTGCGGCGCATCGTCCACCTCTACACCACCTCCGACGACTACTGCCTGGGCTTCAACATCCGCGGCGGCAGGGAGTTCGGCCTCGGCATCTACGTCTCCAAGTACGTCTGCCCCAGGGGGCACGAGGGGGATGTGGCACCCCGATCCTGTCAGTGCCCACgctggggctcagcaccccctccctggctgagCCCCCCACCCTCATAAGACTATGGGCATCACcactgtgggtgctggggcatgGGGCTGCCCAGACAGAGgtgtggggcaggagcagggctccAGTGAGGGCTTGGCCCCATCCTGACCCCTGCACTGCCCTAGGGTGGACCCTGGGGGGCTGGCGGAACAGAACGGCATTCGGGTGGGAGACCAAGTCCTTGCAGCCAATGGAGTCAAGTTTGAAGACATAAGCCATAGCAAGGCAGTGGAGGTGCTCAAGGGGCAGACCCACATCATGCTGACCATCAAGGTACTCACACGCAGCCCCACGGGACCCACGAGTGAGGCAGGGGGTCGGTGTGTCCCCGTGCTGGTGCTGCCCCAGCTCAGCCCGGCGCCCGTGGGGCTGGTGCAGGTGCTGGCTGGTTGGGTTTCAGGCgggtgggagggggggatgCATTATTCATGGCTGGCACGGGATCGGGTTCGCCCGGGACGGCCAGCACACACTGACCCCCTTGTCCTCTCCCCCTGTGCCTAGGAGACGGGCCGGTTCCCTGCCTACAAGGAGATGGTGGCCGAGTACTGCTGGCTCAGTCGCTGTAAGGGCAGTCCTGCACGCATACCGGCAGGGACACCGGGCTGGGGGTCTGGGACCCCCATACAAGTGGCATCTGGCCACcgtggggaaggagaaggtccACATGCCATGGGTTCCCATGGCCTTGGAGGGGGCATGAAGCTCCCTGTGCCATGGTTAGCATCTCCACGGTCCTCGTGGGCTTGCAGGGTCTCACTTGTCCCCCATCCTTGGAGGAGACATGATGAGCCCCGTGCCAGCAGCCCTGTGGTCCCTGTGATCCTGCAGGGTCCTACGTGTCCCCACCCTTGGGTGGGGACATGAAGATCCCTAGGCAATGGCCAACAGCCTGCTGGTCCCCACGACCCTGTGGGACCCCACATGTCCCTTGTAGGGGACACAGAGCTCCCCATGTGACCGCCAGCAGCCCTGCAGTCCCCATGGCCCTACAGGTCCCCACATGTCCCCTGTCCTCAGGGGGGATGCGGAGCTCCCCGTGGCCCCACAGTCTGTCACCCCGTGTCCCCACTGTGCCTTTGCAGTGACCAAcgggcagctgcagcagctttctCAGGCGTCGGAGACCagctcctccatctcctcctaCTCCTCGGGTCCGGTGCTGGGCGCGGTGAACGGGCTGGGGACGGCCACCCCGGGGCCTCCCGCCCGCACCGTGGACGTGGCCATCTCCACAGAGGACGGGCCACGGCGGGGCTGGGCGCGGGAGCGTGCCGAGCGGGCCATGCAGACCGAGCCGGCCGCCGAGGGGCTGCCAGAGATGCGGCGCACCGTGCGGCCCCCCGAGCTGCTGCGGGACACAGCCATCCGGGGCCAGGGCACCCGCGAGCCCCCCGGCACCCACCCGCGCCGGACCTTCGCCCACTCGCCCAAGACGGCGCTGCTGCTGGCGCTGAGCCGGCCCCGGCAGCCCATCACGCGCTCCCAGAGCCACCTCACCGTCGCTGGTAGGCGCCGGGGCACGGCCCCACGCGTGGGACTCACTCCTCGCTGGGGTCCCCCTCCAACCCtgcatccccagccctgggagtCCCGCAGCAAAGCCCCTGCCCCACGTGGAGCCTGTCCCCTGCTCGAACATCCTATAGCAAGTCCCTGGCCCCTCCCCTGGCACCCTATAGCCCTTAGCCCATATAGACACCTGGCCACCAGCCTTGGGCATCCTATAGCCCTGAATagcccagccctgtccctggggCTTGCCTGGCACCCCCAAGCCCAGCCCCATGGCCCCTGGAgacaccctgcaccccacagcagGACTCTCTTCCAATCAGTGACCCCCAGTAACCCCTCCAACCCCCCAGGTTCCCTGCCCCCAAACACCATTTGGGGTGGCATCCCCTGGCCTCTCTACTCCCACCTCCCCTCTCTGTCCCCAGAGGAGAAGCGGAAGAAGGAGAAGCCGGAGGGACAAGGGGCACGGggggcccccccggggctgcaCCGCTCCAAGACCCTCGTCAACCTCTTCTTCAAGGGGGGCCGAGCCACCAGCCAgagctgggacccccccagccaggagcccccCGCCTCCGACCGCCGGGCACGCACCAAGTCCCCAGGGCACCCCGATGGGGACAGAGGTActgggctgggggacagggcGGAGAGGGACCCAGCCTGGGACTGGCACTGCGGCACCATTGTGGCATCCCTGGCACAGAGGGGGGCATGGGGGGAGGGTCCTCAGGCTGCAATTTTGGCGATGGGCAGCGATGCCGCTGGCCCCGCAGGCACTCACCCCTCTCCGTCTCCCTTGCAGTAGGCGCCGTGCAGAAGTTTGTCATCCGGAGCCTGAAGCGGGGTAACGGGGGTGCGCTTGTGcccggggatgggggggctgcagggcaggctctgcaTGCGCCTGGCCCCGCGCTGCGTGTGTCATGGAGAGAGCTGTTGGGGTGTGTGGGGGTTTGTGGGGTGCCTGGGGTGGTCCCTGCCCCGCTGGCCACCCCTCCTTGCTGTGCCCCCCCAGAGAAAAGCCGGCGTGCCAGCATCCTGGGCCCCGCGGGCATTGCCGCCCTGCAGCCCAACGGCAGCGACCCCGAGGCCCGGCTCCCACACATCCAGGACACTGCCGCACGCCTCCTCAGCCCCGACGAGGTGGCGGCCGTGCTCCGCCACTGCTCCCGGGTACGGCGCtgcgggcagggtgcgggcagggtgTGCAGTGCTGGCACCCTGGGCTCAGCCGTGGCCAGCTCCTGCATCTGCAGGGGCACTGCCATCAGTGCTAGGTGCCCACGTTAAGCACTGGGAgggtaaactgaggcacggtgGGTGGAGCACCCATACGCTGACACCCCTCCTGCACCCGCAGTACCTGCACGACGGCGGCGTGGAGGATTTGGTGCGGCCGCTGCTGGCCATCCTGGACCGGCCCGAGAAGGTCCTGCTGCTGCGGGATGTGAGGTGGGTGGTGCTGGCAGGTACCCCGATACCACCCAGCTGGGTGGGATGGGCATGGAGCCTCATATACGCTCTTCAAACCTGATCACACTCCATCCCAGAGGCTGCCACATGTCCCCCCCGTCTTTGCCCCAGTAGGAGCGTGGTGGCCACCACGGACCTGGGCCGGTTTGACAGCATGGTGATGCCCCTGGAGCTGGAAGCCTTCGATGCCCTGAAGAGCCGCTCAGGTAGAGCCTGGCCTGAGGACCTTGGCCGGGGGCGTAGCGGGCAGGGGTGGGTACAGCTCGGGGGGTGACCGGTGGCTGTCCCTGACTGCAGTGCGCTCGCCTGCCCTCCGCCCGGCCCAACACGACATCCCCCCCAGGAGACACCTCATCACACCAGTGCCTGGTGAGTGCCACCCCACGGGGTCTGCCTGGCCGCTGGGCTGCCCCGTGGTGGAGGGGTGCAGGGTGGAAGGGGTACGAGGGCAATTtgggggaggagaaagggagctGGGATATCTGGGTGCAGGGAGTCCCAGTGGGGAGAGCATCTGGTgtccctgggtgctgggaggtCCTGGAGTAGCAGGATCTGTGGAtcctgggtgccaggaggaccTGGAGTCCgtggagagagctggggttgccTGGGTGTCCCTGGGTGTCAGAGGTCCTAGGGATGGGAGCTGGGGTGTCTGAATGTCCCTGGAGGAGGAAGATCTGGAGCCCTTGGTGCTGAGGGGGTCCATAGGTGGCAGAGGTCCCAGGGCTTTGGGGTCCCCAAGGGATGCCTGGGTGGCAGGGGCCCCAGGGAATGGGGCTGTAGGGTCTTGGGGGGATCCCTGAGCTTCTCTTGTTGCAGACTATCGGGGTGGGTTCCTGCTGAAGCCGGCGGGGGCCTCGGAGCAGGAGGAAGCCGGGGGCCTGCAGGcga harbors:
- the PDZD7 gene encoding PDZ domain-containing protein 7 isoform X2, coding for MAQGWDAALSGMTAGSRSQSSSSEASLAPHCLLSKQSRLLNGAARGSRAASPMGRVILINNPIEASSNESDTINAITVEKSVDGKLGFSIRGGSEHGLGIFVSKVEEGSAAEQAGLCVGDKITEVNSVSLENITMSSAVKVLTGNNRLRMVVRRMGRVPGIKFSKEKTAWVDVVNRRLVVEKSGSTPSESGSEDGLRRIVHLYTTSDDYCLGFNIRGGREFGLGIYVSKVDPGGLAEQNGIRVGDQVLAANGVKFEDISHSKAVEVLKGQTHIMLTIKETGRFPAYKEMVAEYCWLSRLTNGQLQQLSQASETSSSISSYSSGPVLGAVNGLGTATPGPPARTVDVAISTEDGPRRGWARERAERAMQTEPAAEGLPEMRRTVRPPELLRDTAIRGQGTREPPGTHPRRTFAHSPKTALLLALSRPRQPITRSQSHLTVAEEKRKKEKPEGQGARGAPPGLHRSKTLVNLFFKGGRATSQSWDPPSQEPPASDRRARTKSPGHPDGDRVGAVQKFVIRSLKREKSRRASILGPAGIAALQPNGSDPEARLPHIQDTAARLLSPDEVAAVLRHCSRYLHDGGVEDLVRPLLAILDRPEKVLLLRDVRSVVATTDLGRFDSMVMPLELEAFDALKSRSVRSPALRPAQHDIPPRRHLITPVPDYRGGFLLKPAGASEQEEAGGLQASPAQPRATPSPRQLHPHTYTPLPDVPVDAYACTSRPLPADSSRPPNWLLAEPPPGKGHGHSHSPQPTWHKEPPGTAPARGAEVLGKPRWACPRLAPLFGGPGGEAGAGAATNGPGDAGREEEEKEYQLLTVTLSKLKHSLGISISGGIESRAQPVVKIEKIFPGGAAFLSGILKAGQELVSVDGESLQNVTHQRAVDIIRHSYRNKAKEPMELVVRVPRVPPE
- the PDZD7 gene encoding PDZ domain-containing protein 7 isoform X1, with the translated sequence MAQGWDAALSGMTAGSRSQSSSSEASLAPHCLLSKQSRLLNGAARGSRAASPMGRVILINNPIEASSNESDTINAITVEKSVDGKLGFSIRGGSEHGLGIFVSKVEEGSAAEQAGLCVGDKITEVNSVSLENITMSSAVKVLTGNNRLRMVVRRMGRVPGIKFSKEKTAWVDVVNRRLVVEKSGSTPSESGSEDGLRRIVHLYTTSDDYCLGFNIRGGREFGLGIYVSKVDPGGLAEQNGIRVGDQVLAANGVKFEDISHSKAVEVLKGQTHIMLTIKETGRFPAYKEMVAEYCWLSRLTNGQLQQLSQASETSSSISSYSSGPVLGAVNGLGTATPGPPARTVDVAISTEDGPRRGWARERAERAMQTEPAAEGLPEMRRTVRPPELLRDTAIRGQGTREPPGTHPRRTFAHSPKTALLLALSRPRQPITRSQSHLTVAGRRRGTAPRVGLTPRWGPPPTLHPQPWESRSKAPAPRGACPLLEHPIASPWPLPWHPIALSPYRHLATSLGHPIALNSPALSLGLAWHPQAQPHGPWRHPAPHSRTLFQSVTPSNPSNPPGSLPPNTIWGGIPWPLYSHLPSLSPEEKRKKEKPEGQGARGAPPGLHRSKTLVNLFFKGGRATSQSWDPPSQEPPASDRRARTKSPGHPDGDRVGAVQKFVIRSLKREKSRRASILGPAGIAALQPNGSDPEARLPHIQDTAARLLSPDEVAAVLRHCSRYLHDGGVEDLVRPLLAILDRPEKVLLLRDVRSVVATTDLGRFDSMVMPLELEAFDALKSRSVRSPALRPAQHDIPPRRHLITPVPDYRGGFLLKPAGASEQEEAGGLQASPAQPRATPSPRQLHPHTYTPLPDVPVDAYACTSRPLPADSSRPPNWLLAEPPPGKGHGHSHSPQPTWHKEPPGTAPARGAEVLGKPRWACPRLAPLFGGPGGEAGAGAATNGPGDAGREEEEKEYQLLTVTLSKLKHSLGISISGGIESRAQPVVKIEKIFPGGAAFLSGILKAGQELVSVDGESLQNVTHQRAVDIIRHSYRNKAKEPMELVVRVPRVPPE